The following coding sequences lie in one Miscanthus floridulus cultivar M001 chromosome 9, ASM1932011v1, whole genome shotgun sequence genomic window:
- the LOC136480633 gene encoding tryptophan decarboxylase 1-like has protein sequence MGSLSTNPSAMAAAFAADSERFEPLNADDVRSYLHKAVDFVYDYYKSVESLPVLPGVEPGYLVRQLKSAATPPNAAAPFDVAMHELREAVVPGTTHWASPNFFAFFPATNSAAAIAGELVASAMNTVGFTWQANPAAAELEALALDWLAQLLLLPDSFMNRRTSAGTAAGRGTGTTGGGVILGTTSEAMLVTLVAARDAALRRSGSDGMAGITRLTVYAPDQTHSTFFKACRLAGFDPANVRSIPTGADTDYALDPARLLEAMRRDADAGLVPTYVCVTVGTTSSNAVDPVGAAADAAAAFGAWVHVDAAYAGSACICPEFRHHLDGVERVDSVSLSPHKWLLTCLDCTCLWVRDTRRLTESLETRPEYLRNDASESGAVTDLKDMQVGVGRRFRGLKLWMVMRTYGAAKLRQHIRSDVAMAKMFEECVRADDRFEVVVPRNFALVCCRIRPSATAGMTEEDAEAANRELMERLNRSGRMFLANTMIGGKFVLRFAVGSTLQEERHVRSAWDLIKMTTTEIIKGKMD, from the coding sequence ATGGGCAGCCTTTCCACCAACccatccgccatggccgctgcgtTCGCTGCCGACAGCGAGCGCTTCGAGCCGCTGAACGCCGACGACGTCCGCTCCTACCTCCACAAGGCCGTGGACTTCGTCTACGACTACTACAAGTCCGTGGAGTCCCTCCCCGTGCTCCCGGGCGTCGAGCCGGGCTACCTGGTCCGCCAGCTCAAGTCGGCCGCCACGCCGCCAAACGCCGCCGCGCCGTTCGACGTCGCCATGCACGAGCTCCGCGAGGCCGTAGTGCCGGGGACCACGCACTGGGCCAGCCCCAACTTCTTCGCCTTCTTCCCCGCGACCAACAGCGCCGCGGCCATCGCCGGGGAGCTCGTCGCCTCCGCGATGAACACCGTCGGGTTCACCTGGCAGGCCAACCCCGCCGCCGCGGAGCTGGAGGCGCTCGCGCTCGACTGGCTcgcgcagctcctcctcctcccggacaGCTTCATGAACCGCCGCACCAGCGCTGGCACCGCCGCTGGGCGAGGCACGGGCACCACAGGCGGCGGCGTCATCCTCGGCACCACCAGCGAGGCGATGCTGGTGACGCTCGTGGCGGCCCGCGACGCCGCGCTGCGCCGGAGCGGCTCGGACGGCATGGCCGGGATCACGCGGCTGACGGTGTACGCGCCCGACCAGACGCACTCCACCTTCTTCAAGGCGTGCCGCCTCGCGGGCTTCGACCCGGCCAACGTCCGGTCCATCCCCACCGGCGCGGACACCGACTACGCGCTCGACCCGGCGAGGCTGCTGGAGGCAATGCGGCGCGACGCCGACGCCGGGCTGGTGCCGACGTACGTGTGCGTCACGGTCGGCACGACGTCGTCGAACGCGGTCGACCCCGTGGGCGCCGCGGCCGACGCCGCGGCCGCGTTCGGCGCGTGGGTTCACGTCGACGCTGCGTACGCCGGCAGCGCGTGCATCTGCCCGGAGTTCCGGCACCACCTGGACGGCGTGGAGCGCGTGGACTCCGTCAGCCTGAGCCCGCACAAGTGGCTGCTCACGTGCCTCGACTGCACCTGCCTGTGGGTGCGCGACACGCGGCGTCTCACCGAGTCCCTGGAGACCCGCCCGGAGTACCTGCGGAACGACGCCAGCGAGTCCGGCGCCGTCACCGACCTCAAGGATATGCAGGTCGGCGTCGGCCGCCGCTTCCGCGGGCTCAAGCTCTGGATGGTCATGCGCACCTACGGCGCCGCCAAGCTCCGGCAGCACATCCGCAGCGACGTCGCCATGGCGAAGATGTTCGAGGAGTGCGTGCGCGCCGACGACCGGTTCGAGGTCGTCGTTCCGAGGAACTTCGCGCTCGTCTGCTGCAGGATCAGGCCGAGTGCCACCGCCGGCATGACGGAGGAGGACGCCGAGGCGGCTAACCGGGAGCTCATGGAGCGGCTGAACCGGAGCGGGAGGATGTTCCTGGCCAACACCATGATCGGTGGCAAGTTCGTGCTGAGGTTCGCGGTGGGTTCGACGCTACAGGAGGAGAGGCACGTGCGGAGCGCGTGGGATCTCATTAAGATGACCACCACCGAGATCATAAAGGGAAAGATGGATTAA